The following proteins are encoded in a genomic region of Planococcus lenghuensis:
- a CDS encoding NAD(P)-dependent oxidoreductase — MKIALFGATGRTGSEILRRALADGHDVTVLVRQPVAERARLTVIEGDVRTEADIKKTIAGADAVISALGTDRKTMLTDAMPLIIEAMKEQGIKRIITIGTAGILNSRLTPGVLRYQGGDSKRRSTFAAEEHEKAFRLLEASELDWTVICPTYLPEGEACGKYRTERDFLPEGGKEITTGDTAQFAYRELFNRKFVKSRAGIAY; from the coding sequence ATGAAAATCGCCCTTTTTGGCGCAACCGGGCGCACCGGCAGTGAAATTCTCCGTCGGGCACTCGCGGACGGCCATGATGTGACGGTATTGGTCCGTCAGCCGGTTGCAGAGCGGGCGCGGCTGACGGTGATTGAAGGCGACGTCCGGACAGAAGCGGATATCAAGAAAACAATAGCCGGTGCAGATGCAGTCATAAGCGCGCTCGGCACGGACAGGAAAACCATGCTGACAGATGCGATGCCATTAATCATTGAAGCGATGAAAGAGCAGGGCATCAAACGGATCATAACGATCGGGACAGCCGGCATTCTGAACAGCCGGCTCACGCCTGGTGTCTTGCGGTATCAGGGAGGCGACTCGAAGCGCCGGTCGACGTTCGCGGCGGAGGAGCACGAAAAAGCGTTCCGGCTACTCGAGGCTTCGGAACTGGATTGGACGGTCATCTGTCCCACTTATCTGCCGGAAGGGGAAGCGTGCGGCAAGTATAGGACAGAACGGGATTTTCTGCCGGAAGGCGGCAAGGAAATCACGACAGGGGATACAGCGCAATTTGCCTACCGTGAGCTGTTCAACCGGAAATTTGTGAAAAGCCGTGCGGGAATCGCCTATTGA
- a CDS encoding mandelate racemase/muconate lactonizing enzyme family protein: protein MRITRAVLYAVKYPLREPFIISYATYPDMPAVVLQLETDSGLTGYGEAVPDEHVTGEYYSAAFTVLREVLLPGLMGMSPFAIEMIHHKMDSLLGGNPAAKAAIDIACYDLMGKATGQPVYNLIGGKAKEELTYPKVLSIEAPAVMAKKAQQAQEAGYASLKLKVGQGKPQEDVERILAVRQAIGPDFPIRVDVNQGWKTTGVAAAAIRQLEAANIAWVEQPIRQGDIRGLAEIRTKTSVPIMADETLQTMHDLLEIIGQRAADSVNIKLMKCGGIFPAMAMSKTAEAAGITCQIGSMVESSIGSAAGYHVAISRKNIESTELTGPLLFTEEIGNLRYGLPFVHLSDRPGLGVEVNEKQLKKLTVSTAVCGGAEG from the coding sequence ATGCGAATCACACGCGCAGTACTATATGCAGTAAAGTATCCGCTTCGGGAACCATTTATCATTTCATACGCGACATATCCTGATATGCCTGCAGTCGTTCTGCAGCTCGAGACCGACAGCGGCCTGACCGGATATGGAGAAGCCGTGCCGGATGAACATGTAACAGGTGAGTATTACTCGGCGGCGTTCACAGTGCTGAGAGAGGTGCTTCTGCCTGGCCTGATGGGCATGAGCCCGTTCGCTATCGAAATGATCCATCATAAAATGGATTCACTGCTTGGAGGCAATCCGGCTGCAAAAGCGGCTATTGATATCGCCTGTTATGACCTGATGGGAAAAGCGACAGGCCAGCCGGTATACAATCTCATTGGCGGAAAAGCGAAAGAAGAGCTCACTTATCCGAAAGTGCTTAGCATTGAAGCACCGGCTGTTATGGCGAAAAAAGCACAGCAGGCACAGGAAGCCGGCTATGCGTCGCTGAAACTTAAAGTGGGACAAGGTAAACCACAGGAGGATGTGGAACGTATTCTGGCGGTCCGGCAGGCAATCGGTCCTGATTTCCCAATCCGGGTGGATGTCAATCAGGGGTGGAAAACAACAGGAGTTGCCGCTGCTGCCATCCGGCAGCTTGAAGCAGCGAATATTGCCTGGGTGGAGCAGCCGATTCGCCAGGGGGATATTCGGGGGCTTGCAGAAATCCGTACAAAAACGTCTGTCCCCATCATGGCGGATGAAACGTTGCAGACCATGCATGATCTCTTGGAAATCATCGGTCAGCGGGCGGCTGATTCTGTGAATATCAAGTTAATGAAATGCGGCGGTATTTTCCCGGCTATGGCCATGTCAAAGACGGCAGAGGCTGCAGGCATCACTTGTCAAATCGGTTCGATGGTCGAGTCATCCATCGGTTCAGCAGCAGGTTATCATGTAGCCATTTCCCGAAAGAACATCGAAAGCACAGAGCTGACAGGCCCGCTCTTGTTTACAGAAGAGATTGGCAATCTGCGTTACGGACTCCCGTTCGTTCATCTGTCGGACC
- a CDS encoding magnesium transporter CorA family protein, with protein MKKNIFNNGKWQWVHIDLAAGEDGSSLSGLPDTCVDWLSSLSPDRNNNLGMETTEEGREAIWGSVIYHQNMEEQQDKTIFHYCLTQDLLVSNLVDFSLLYRLTEQQVTKKLQHAETAIEGFMVLLGETVTSFLQDIDAFEDRMHQLLWQLKEKNDESVLDRIIQNRHEIIVWKNLMIPIMEARDALQEAFGDSVADGIHYKRTYRRIDRCFEIINQYDDEIQQMTDLENVLSSYRGNEIFKTLTIITMLFTPLAAWGALWGMNFEIMPELKWQYGYLLAIAVIVLTTVSLYAYMRKKNWTGSTLRNPKGKKF; from the coding sequence ATGAAAAAAAACATTTTTAATAATGGCAAATGGCAATGGGTCCACATCGACCTGGCAGCAGGAGAAGATGGCTCTTCACTTTCAGGACTTCCGGATACATGCGTCGATTGGCTTTCATCGCTTTCGCCGGACCGAAACAATAATTTGGGGATGGAGACGACAGAAGAAGGGCGGGAAGCCATCTGGGGGTCGGTAATCTATCATCAGAACATGGAAGAACAGCAGGATAAAACCATCTTTCATTACTGCTTAACACAGGACCTGCTTGTCTCGAATCTGGTTGATTTCTCACTCTTGTACCGGCTCACTGAACAACAAGTCACGAAAAAACTTCAGCACGCAGAGACCGCCATTGAAGGATTTATGGTCTTGCTCGGCGAAACTGTCACTTCCTTTCTTCAGGATATTGATGCTTTCGAAGACCGGATGCACCAGTTACTCTGGCAGCTCAAGGAGAAAAACGACGAAAGTGTGCTGGATCGGATCATTCAAAACCGGCACGAGATTATTGTTTGGAAGAATCTGATGATCCCCATTATGGAAGCACGTGATGCGCTGCAGGAAGCGTTTGGTGATTCAGTCGCCGATGGCATCCATTATAAACGGACATACCGTCGAATCGATCGCTGCTTTGAAATCATCAATCAGTATGACGATGAAATCCAGCAGATGACAGATCTGGAGAATGTACTCTCTTCCTATCGCGGCAATGAAATCTTTAAAACGCTGACCATTATTACGATGCTGTTCACGCCGCTTGCCGCTTGGGGCGCTCTATGGGGCATGAACTTCGAGATAATGCCGGAGTTGAAATGGCAATATGGTTATTTGCTCGCCATTGCTGTCATTGTGCTGACAACTGTTTCCCTCTACGCTTACATGCGAAAGAAAAATTGGACAGGCAGCACATTAAGAAATCCAAAAGGCAAGAAATTTTAA
- the nfsA gene encoding oxygen-insensitive NADPH nitroreductase, protein MVLELMKTHASVRDYEDKQLTREEVAELIEAAQHAASSHFVQAYSVVWVTDEKKRQQLAELSKNPKQMLGAGAVFLICVDYNRLKHAGELNGVDISFDYAENMLVGVTDAGLFAQNLALAAESQGYGICYIGGVRNNIEAISELTELPEGVFPVYGLTVGVPATRNEVKPRLPVEAILHENAYDEDKYEEILPAYDETIQAYYGSRSANQKSDTWTAQMASFLSKPRRPHIREFLAKKGFLFK, encoded by the coding sequence ATGGTATTGGAATTGATGAAAACCCACGCATCCGTGCGTGATTATGAGGATAAGCAATTGACGCGTGAAGAAGTGGCAGAGCTGATTGAAGCGGCCCAGCATGCGGCAAGTTCGCATTTTGTTCAGGCATATTCAGTCGTCTGGGTGACAGACGAGAAGAAGCGCCAGCAGCTTGCGGAGTTATCCAAGAATCCGAAACAAATGCTCGGAGCAGGCGCGGTGTTCCTGATTTGCGTGGATTACAATCGCCTGAAACATGCGGGTGAACTGAACGGGGTCGACATATCGTTCGATTACGCGGAAAATATGCTGGTCGGCGTAACGGATGCCGGCCTGTTTGCACAGAACCTTGCACTGGCCGCCGAGTCACAAGGCTATGGCATCTGCTATATCGGCGGCGTGCGCAATAATATCGAAGCGATCAGTGAACTGACGGAACTGCCGGAAGGTGTATTTCCGGTATACGGGCTCACAGTCGGCGTGCCGGCCACACGCAATGAAGTGAAGCCACGCCTGCCGGTTGAAGCAATTCTCCATGAAAACGCGTACGACGAAGACAAGTACGAAGAGATTCTGCCTGCCTATGATGAAACCATCCAAGCGTATTACGGCAGCAGAAGCGCCAACCAGAAATCGGATACCTGGACTGCCCAGATGGCTTCATTTTTAAGCAAGCCCCGGCGGCCGCATATCCGGGAGTTTCTTGCCAAAAAAGGTTTTTTATTCAAATAA
- a CDS encoding ZIP family transporter yields MEFWLSAVFVIGLMVIHLLAKNMKFLSVEPRSRFLSVAGGISVAYVFLHLLPELGEFQEHLRGTIENEFWQFFEDHIYLVAMLGLALFYGLEQMVKKSKRQNDEADKRKATAEVFWIHISSFALYNGLIGYLLIREEFADGWGKTFFFIAMGVHFITNDRGLRATHKEDYDKFGRWLLTAAVFIGWLIGVFTEVSELLISFLVAFLAGSVILNVMKEELPDERASSFSAFFMGLTAYSFLLFLF; encoded by the coding sequence ATGGAGTTCTGGCTGAGTGCGGTATTCGTAATCGGTCTGATGGTGATTCACTTGCTTGCAAAGAACATGAAATTCCTTAGCGTCGAGCCGCGCAGCCGGTTCTTGTCAGTTGCGGGTGGTATCTCGGTGGCATACGTTTTCCTCCATCTGTTGCCGGAACTTGGTGAATTCCAGGAACATTTAAGGGGTACAATAGAAAATGAGTTCTGGCAGTTTTTTGAAGATCACATTTATCTGGTGGCAATGCTGGGGCTGGCTCTTTTTTACGGATTGGAACAAATGGTAAAGAAGTCGAAACGGCAGAACGATGAAGCAGATAAACGAAAAGCAACGGCAGAAGTATTTTGGATACATATCTCCTCATTTGCTCTTTATAATGGACTGATCGGCTATTTGCTGATCCGTGAAGAATTTGCCGATGGATGGGGGAAAACGTTTTTCTTCATCGCGATGGGTGTTCATTTTATCACAAATGATCGGGGACTCCGGGCAACCCACAAAGAAGACTACGATAAATTTGGACGCTGGCTGCTGACAGCGGCTGTCTTTATCGGCTGGTTGATCGGTGTGTTCACAGAAGTGAGCGAGCTGCTGATTTCATTCCTCGTCGCCTTCCTGGCGGGAAGTGTGATACTGAACGTCATGAAAGAAGAACTGCCGGATGAGCGGGCGAGCAGTTTCAGTGCGTTTTTCATGGGCCTTACCGCTTATTCGTTCTTATTGTTTCTGTTCTGA
- a CDS encoding M14 family zinc carboxypeptidase, with protein MKKAMLTLSVAGALMFSVVPAASAVGNGPGYGGNETINTSILTTYEEMADFLQKQDAKQAHMELEVIGQSVKGRDLYLAKYISDPDNPTILFLTQQHGNEQLTTEGALEFIKHLGTSKTKGILDNVNVLIVPMLNPDGAMGDVNFSLDDYIAKGDRHLTRYNANEEDLNRDHVAKTQPEIQALHTNVLGAFDIDYMIDLHHQGAWSERDGELVSGSILYPTTPNVDPDVLLGSKQLGSVVFNAVDSTGWGHLGKYGGGDAETISRNGLAVEYGISTLLFEMRGMSDHYYEPYVLGQKSNGYLIKQTVTTLDAAVRAISDGSIEQADVSFWDTLAVQQWRDTE; from the coding sequence ATGAAAAAGGCAATGCTGACATTATCGGTTGCAGGCGCTCTTATGTTTAGTGTGGTACCCGCTGCATCAGCGGTGGGCAATGGTCCGGGTTACGGTGGAAATGAAACGATCAACACCTCGATTTTGACAACATACGAGGAAATGGCGGATTTTCTGCAGAAGCAGGATGCCAAGCAGGCGCATATGGAACTTGAAGTCATCGGTCAAAGTGTAAAAGGGCGCGATTTGTATCTGGCTAAATACATAAGCGATCCGGACAATCCAACCATCCTTTTTCTGACCCAGCAGCACGGCAATGAGCAGCTGACAACAGAAGGGGCCCTGGAATTCATCAAGCATCTCGGTACAAGTAAGACAAAAGGCATTCTTGATAACGTGAACGTACTGATCGTGCCAATGCTGAATCCGGACGGCGCAATGGGGGATGTGAATTTTTCACTTGATGATTACATTGCCAAAGGAGATCGTCACCTGACACGCTATAACGCAAATGAAGAAGACTTGAACCGGGATCACGTCGCAAAAACACAGCCGGAAATTCAGGCGCTTCACACTAACGTACTGGGCGCTTTCGATATCGATTATATGATCGACCTGCACCATCAGGGGGCTTGGAGTGAACGGGACGGGGAACTTGTCTCGGGATCGATTCTCTACCCGACTACACCGAATGTGGATCCGGATGTCCTCTTGGGATCGAAACAATTAGGAAGCGTTGTGTTTAACGCAGTAGATTCGACTGGCTGGGGACACCTAGGAAAGTACGGAGGCGGAGATGCTGAAACAATCAGCCGCAATGGACTTGCAGTTGAATATGGCATTTCAACACTTCTGTTCGAAATGCGCGGCATGTCAGACCATTATTATGAGCCATACGTCCTTGGCCAGAAAAGCAATGGTTACCTCATCAAGCAGACGGTTACGACATTGGATGCCGCCGTACGGGCAATCTCAGACGGTTCGATCGAACAGGCGGATGTTTCATTTTGGGATACATTGGCAGTACAGCAGTGGCGCGATACAGAATAA
- the wrbA gene encoding NAD(P)H:quinone oxidoreductase, with translation MAEKVKLAVIYYSSTGTNYQFAQWAKEAGEAAGAEVKLVKVPELAPLSAIEANPAWHAHYKATVDVPTATIDDMVEADGLIFSVPTRFGVMASQMKQYFDTAGGAWGQGKLANKVVSAMTSAQNPHGGQEATILSLYTVMHHWGAIIAAPGYTDPALFAAGGNPYGTSASISQDGEIIGADAVKEAVGIQARRTVEVAGWVKKGLNG, from the coding sequence ATGGCAGAAAAAGTGAAATTAGCCGTTATTTATTACAGCTCTACGGGCACGAACTATCAGTTTGCCCAGTGGGCGAAAGAAGCGGGAGAAGCAGCCGGTGCGGAAGTCAAACTTGTAAAAGTGCCGGAACTGGCACCGCTATCTGCAATTGAAGCAAACCCGGCTTGGCATGCGCATTATAAAGCGACTGTTGATGTTCCGACAGCGACAATCGATGATATGGTGGAAGCAGACGGACTTATTTTCAGCGTACCAACCCGGTTCGGCGTCATGGCTTCGCAGATGAAGCAGTATTTTGACACAGCGGGCGGCGCTTGGGGACAAGGAAAATTGGCCAACAAGGTCGTAAGTGCGATGACTTCTGCACAAAACCCGCATGGCGGACAGGAAGCGACAATTCTGTCCCTTTACACAGTCATGCATCACTGGGGAGCAATCATCGCAGCACCTGGCTACACCGACCCTGCACTTTTTGCAGCAGGCGGTAACCCGTACGGCACAAGTGCAAGTATCAGCCAAGATGGTGAGATCATCGGAGCGGACGCAGTGAAGGAAGCTGTAGGCATCCAGGCACGCCGCACAGTAGAAGTGGCCGGCTGGGTGAAAAAGGGTCTGAACGGATAA
- a CDS encoding M15 family metallopeptidase, which yields MHVKWKKLALWLLIAAIVLVLAVWIQRELAFREELRARPLPTALHPEVAEKSDELIRRAAAIGIDAVVTEGFRSAERQNELYAQGRTTEGSIVTQVEGGGSYHNYGLAIDFALLEEDGDISWDLERDANANGEPDWFEVAAIGKDLGFEWGGDWRRFKDYPHLELTYGLSIRELKNGWRPEDVME from the coding sequence ATGCACGTGAAATGGAAAAAATTAGCCCTCTGGCTCCTCATTGCAGCTATTGTACTTGTGTTGGCCGTCTGGATTCAGCGGGAGCTTGCGTTCCGTGAAGAACTGCGCGCCCGGCCACTCCCGACAGCGCTGCACCCGGAAGTGGCGGAGAAAAGCGATGAACTGATCCGGCGGGCAGCGGCGATCGGCATCGACGCCGTCGTGACAGAAGGGTTCCGTTCTGCTGAACGGCAAAATGAATTATACGCACAGGGCCGCACCACTGAAGGCTCGATTGTGACACAAGTTGAAGGCGGCGGCTCTTATCATAATTACGGCCTGGCAATCGATTTTGCTCTATTGGAGGAAGATGGAGATATTTCCTGGGATCTCGAACGGGATGCCAATGCCAACGGGGAACCTGACTGGTTCGAAGTGGCGGCGATCGGCAAAGATCTCGGCTTTGAATGGGGCGGTGATTGGCGCCGGTTCAAAGACTACCCGCATCTTGAACTGACATATGGCTTATCCATTCGGGAATTGAAGAATGGCTGGCGGCCGGAAGACGTCATGGAATAA
- a CDS encoding AMP-binding protein, protein MTILRQTVGEVLRAQAAKHPDTEAYVYPEHGIRKTYKEFDAETDDLAKAFMGIGIEKGEHVAIWSDNKREWLLSQYATGKMGGVLVTVNTNYQAAELEYLLKQSDATTLVLGEEFKGTNYIDVLNEVVPELASAEKGSIASSKLPHLKRVIVMSENSYPGIYTWSEFAAFADWMTDTQLEERFNSMDPDDVINIQYTSGTTGFPKGVMLTHVNVVNNGRLVGDYMRLTEKDRLCIPVPLFHCFGCVLGTLAAVTHSTTMVLIEQFDPKKVLQMVQDEKCTGLHGVPTMFIAELNHPEYDTFDTSTLRTGIMAGSPCPIEVMKKVIDDMGASEITIAYGLTESSPVITQTSADDPIEKRVATVGKPHPDVEVKIIDPATGEQVKQGTPGELCTRGYLVMKGYYKNEEATRQAIDRDGWLHSGDIAVEDEDGYIAVTGRIKDMVIRGGENIYPREVEEFLYQHPAVQDVQVIGVPDEKYGEELMAWIILKDGQQLTAEELKGYCKGKISHHKIPKYVEFTDAYPMTASGKIQKFKLREQSVELSGKI, encoded by the coding sequence ATGACAATTTTGCGTCAAACAGTAGGGGAAGTATTGCGGGCACAGGCAGCGAAACATCCGGATACGGAAGCGTATGTGTATCCGGAACATGGCATCCGGAAAACGTATAAGGAATTCGATGCGGAAACGGACGACCTTGCAAAAGCCTTCATGGGAATCGGCATTGAAAAGGGTGAGCATGTCGCCATCTGGTCCGACAATAAGCGGGAGTGGCTTTTGAGCCAATATGCAACCGGGAAAATGGGCGGTGTACTTGTCACGGTCAATACGAACTATCAGGCGGCCGAACTCGAGTATTTGCTGAAGCAGTCAGATGCCACGACACTTGTGCTCGGGGAGGAGTTTAAAGGGACAAATTACATAGATGTACTGAATGAAGTCGTGCCTGAACTGGCTTCCGCGGAAAAAGGGAGCATCGCCAGCAGCAAGCTCCCGCATTTGAAGCGGGTTATTGTGATGAGTGAAAATTCATATCCGGGCATTTACACGTGGTCTGAATTTGCAGCATTTGCGGATTGGATGACGGATACGCAATTAGAGGAACGGTTCAATTCCATGGATCCGGATGATGTCATCAATATCCAGTACACGTCCGGCACAACCGGTTTTCCGAAAGGAGTCATGCTGACTCATGTGAACGTCGTCAACAACGGTCGGCTCGTCGGCGATTATATGCGGCTCACTGAAAAAGACCGGCTGTGCATCCCTGTCCCGCTTTTCCACTGCTTCGGCTGTGTGCTCGGGACGCTTGCGGCGGTCACTCATTCCACGACAATGGTGCTGATCGAGCAATTCGATCCGAAAAAAGTGCTGCAGATGGTGCAGGATGAAAAATGTACGGGACTTCACGGTGTGCCGACAATGTTCATTGCTGAACTGAATCATCCGGAATACGACACGTTCGATACATCCACACTCCGCACAGGTATCATGGCCGGCTCTCCTTGTCCAATCGAAGTAATGAAGAAAGTGATCGACGATATGGGTGCATCAGAGATTACAATCGCCTATGGACTGACAGAGTCGTCACCTGTCATCACGCAAACCAGTGCGGATGATCCAATCGAAAAACGGGTCGCGACTGTCGGCAAACCCCACCCGGATGTCGAAGTGAAAATCATCGATCCGGCAACCGGTGAACAAGTGAAACAGGGAACGCCGGGCGAGCTGTGCACCCGCGGCTATTTAGTCATGAAAGGCTATTATAAAAATGAAGAAGCGACACGCCAAGCGATCGATCGGGATGGCTGGCTTCACTCCGGGGATATTGCAGTGGAAGATGAAGACGGCTACATCGCGGTCACTGGCCGGATCAAAGACATGGTCATCCGCGGAGGCGAGAATATTTACCCGCGTGAAGTGGAGGAATTCCTGTATCAGCATCCGGCTGTGCAAGATGTGCAGGTGATTGGCGTTCCGGATGAAAAGTATGGGGAAGAATTGATGGCCTGGATCATTCTGAAAGATGGGCAGCAACTGACTGCCGAAGAATTGAAAGGTTATTGCAAGGGGAAAATCTCTCATCATAAAATCCCGAAATATGTGGAGTTCACAGACGCGTATCCAATGACCGCATCTGGAAAGATCCAGAAGTTCAAACTTCGGGAGCAATCCGTTGAACTGAGTGGAAAGATATGA